In Accipiter gentilis chromosome 17, bAccGen1.1, whole genome shotgun sequence, one DNA window encodes the following:
- the GJA4 gene encoding gap junction alpha-4 protein translates to MGDWGFLEKLLDQVQEHSTVIGKIWLTVLFIFRILILGLAGESVWGDEQSDFVCNTKQPGCTNVCYDKAFPISHIRYWVLQFLFVSTPTLIYLGHVVYLSRKEEKLKQQESELRAIHSKDPKIEQALAAVEKKMSKIYVTEDGRLKIRGALMWTYIISVICKSIFEAGFLVGQWYLYGFSMVPRYVCKRDPCPHQVDCFISRPTEKSIFIIFMLVMGLISLILNLLELFHLCCKNLLSNIKKVSGPAGPSRDAFADDMVSGPYAPKHYPFLPMAESHTPSYQAYNKLSSEQNWANFHNEENLALGSSSRPLSDPYAPRAAEAPTPEEKLCSRPGSSASKKQYV, encoded by the coding sequence atgggcgactggggtttcctggAGAAACTGCTGGACCAAGTCCAGGAGCACTCGACGGTGATCGGGAAGATCTGGCTCACCGTGCTCTTCATCTTCCGCATCCTCATCCTGGGCTTGGCCGGGGAGTCTGTATGGGGGGACGAGCAGTCGGATTTCGTGTGTAACACCAAGCAGCCGGGCTGCACCAACGTCTGCTATGACAAAGCCTTCCCCATCTCCCACATCCGCTACTGGGTGCTCCAGTTCCTCTTTGTCAGCACCCCAACCCTGATTTACCTCGGCCACGTTGTCTATCTCTCCCGGAAGGAGGAGAAGCTGAAGCAACAGGAGAGCGAGCTTCGGGCTATCCACAGCAAGGACCCGAAGATCGAGCAGGCCCTGGCAGCCGTGGAGAAGAAGATGTCCAAGATCTACGTGACGGAGGATGGGCGGCTCAAGATCCGAGGGGCGCTGATGTGGACGTACATCATCAGTGTGATCTGCAAAAGCATCTTTGAGGCTGGCTTCCTCGTTGGCCAGTGGTACCTGTACGGCTTCTCCATGGTGCCCCGCTACGTGTGCAAGAGGGACCCCTGCCCTCATCAGGTAGACTGCTTCATCTCCCGCCCTACCGAGAAGagcatcttcatcatcttcatgctGGTAATGGGCCTGATCTCCTTAATCCTGAACCTCCTGGAGCTCTTCCACCTCTGCTGCAAGAACCTGCTTAGCAATATCAAGAAGGTGTCGGGGCCGGCCGGCCCCAGCCGGGATGCCTTTGCCGATGACATGGTCTCGGGTCCCTACGCACCCAAGCATTACCCTTTCTTGCCCATGGCCGAGAGCCACACGCCTTCCTACCAGGCCTACAACAAGCTCTCCAGCGAGCAGAACTGGGCCAACTTCCACAACGAGGAGAACCTGgcactgggcagcagcagcagacccctGTCGGACCCCTATGCCCCCAGGGCTGCCGAAGCCCCCACCCCAGAGGAGAAGCTATGTAGCCGGCCCGGGAGCTCAGCCTCCAAAAAGCAGTATGTCTAG
- the GJB3 gene encoding gap junction beta-3 protein isoform X2 gives MDWKTLQALLSGVNKYSTAFGRIWLSVVFVFRVLVYVVAAERVWGDEQKDFDCNTRQPGCTNVCYDHFFPVSHIRLWALQLIFVTCPSLLVIMHVAYREDREKKNREKNGENCPKLYSNTGKKHGGLWWTYLFSLFFKLIIEILFLYLLHKMWDSFDLPRLVKCSNVEPCPNTVDCYIARPTEKRVFTYFMVGASSICIVLTVCEIFYLIFKRVVRSARKWKKSTKRSVSYSKASTCQCHLKTEEKDMSQTRGEEL, from the exons ATGGATTGGAAAACGCTGCAGGCGCTGCTCAGCGGGGTCAACAAGTACTCCACAGCCTTCGGCCGCATCTGGCTCTCCGTGGTCTTCGTCTTCCGCGTGCTGGTCTACGTGGTGGCGGCGGAGCGTGTATGGGGAGATGAGCAGAAAGACTTTGACTGCAACACGCGGCAGCCAGGCTGCACCAACGTCTGCTACGACCACTTCTTCCCCGTCTCCCACATTCGCCTCTGGGCCCTGCAGCTGATCTTTGTCACTTGCCCTTCCCTCCTGGTCATCATGCATGTGGCCTACCGGGAGGACCGCGAAAAGAAGAATCGGGAGAAGAATGGGGAGAATTGCCCTAAGCTCTACAGCAACACGGGCAAGAAGCATGGTGGGCTGTGGTGGACCTACCTGTTCAGTCTCTTCTTCAAGCTTATCATAGAGATCCTGTTCCTCTACCTCCTCCACAAGATGTGGGACAGCTTCGACTTGCCAAGGCTGGTCAAGTGCTCCAACGTGGAGCCCTGCCCTAACACTGTAGACTGCTACATCGCTCGGCCAACCGAGAAAAGAGTCTTCACCTATTTCATGGTTGGAGCCTCCTCCATCTGCATCGTTCTCACCGTCTGTGAGATCTTCTACCTCATCTTCAAGCGGGTTGTGCGGAGTGCGCGGAAGTGGAAGAAGTCCACCAAGCGCTCCGTCAGCTACAGCAAGGCCTCCACCTGCCAGTGCCACCTCAAGACGGAGGAGAAGGACATGTCCCAGACTAG AGGAGAGGAGCTGTGA
- the GJB3 gene encoding gap junction beta-3 protein isoform X1, producing MDWKTLQALLSGVNKYSTAFGRIWLSVVFVFRVLVYVVAAERVWGDEQKDFDCNTRQPGCTNVCYDHFFPVSHIRLWALQLIFVTCPSLLVIMHVAYREDREKKNREKNGENCPKLYSNTGKKHGGLWWTYLFSLFFKLIIEILFLYLLHKMWDSFDLPRLVKCSNVEPCPNTVDCYIARPTEKRVFTYFMVGASSICIVLTVCEIFYLIFKRVVRSARKWKKSTKRSVSYSKASTCQCHLKTEEKDMSQTRCVGALRASAPNLSAV from the coding sequence ATGGATTGGAAAACGCTGCAGGCGCTGCTCAGCGGGGTCAACAAGTACTCCACAGCCTTCGGCCGCATCTGGCTCTCCGTGGTCTTCGTCTTCCGCGTGCTGGTCTACGTGGTGGCGGCGGAGCGTGTATGGGGAGATGAGCAGAAAGACTTTGACTGCAACACGCGGCAGCCAGGCTGCACCAACGTCTGCTACGACCACTTCTTCCCCGTCTCCCACATTCGCCTCTGGGCCCTGCAGCTGATCTTTGTCACTTGCCCTTCCCTCCTGGTCATCATGCATGTGGCCTACCGGGAGGACCGCGAAAAGAAGAATCGGGAGAAGAATGGGGAGAATTGCCCTAAGCTCTACAGCAACACGGGCAAGAAGCATGGTGGGCTGTGGTGGACCTACCTGTTCAGTCTCTTCTTCAAGCTTATCATAGAGATCCTGTTCCTCTACCTCCTCCACAAGATGTGGGACAGCTTCGACTTGCCAAGGCTGGTCAAGTGCTCCAACGTGGAGCCCTGCCCTAACACTGTAGACTGCTACATCGCTCGGCCAACCGAGAAAAGAGTCTTCACCTATTTCATGGTTGGAGCCTCCTCCATCTGCATCGTTCTCACCGTCTGTGAGATCTTCTACCTCATCTTCAAGCGGGTTGTGCGGAGTGCGCGGAAGTGGAAGAAGTCCACCAAGCGCTCCGTCAGCTACAGCAAGGCCTCCACCTGCCAGTGCCACCTCAAGACGGAGGAGAAGGACATGTCCCAGACTAGGTGTGTGGGAGCTCTGCGGGCCTCAGCTCCCAATCTGAGCGCAGTCTGa
- the LOC126047254 gene encoding gap junction beta-5 protein-like, protein MNWGVFEGLLSGVNKYSTAFGRIWLSVVFIFRLLVYVVAAEQVWSDNHKDFDCNTRQPGCTNVCYDHFFPVSHIRLWALQLILVTCPSLLVIMHVAYREAKEQRHRAAGGGDGRCIYPNPGKKRGGLWWTYLLSLIFKAGVDVVFLYIFYHLYKNYTLPRLVKCELPPCPNMVDCFISRPTEKNIFTLFMVVTACVCVMLSLVEAAYLIGKRCRECLLAGSGDGHQHGQDCALSHTEPVGMVGQVFHGADYKPPTVSIPPTASSPSTLSEEEEEEALP, encoded by the coding sequence ATGAACTGGGGGGTGTTCGAAGGGCTCCTCAGTGGGGTCAACAAGTACTCCACAGCCTTCGGCCGCATCTGGCTCTCCGTGGTCTTCATCTTCCGCCTGCTGGTCTACGTGGTGGCGGCCGAGCAGGTCTGGAGCGACAACCACAAGGACTTTGACTGCAACACGCGGCAGCCAGGCTGCACCAACGTCTGCTACGACCACTTCTTCCCCGTCTCCCACATTCGCCTCTGGGCCCTGCAGCTCATCCTGGTGAcctgtccatccctcctggtCATCATGCACGTGGCCTACCGGGAGGCCAAGGAGCAGAGGCACCGTGCCGCCGGCGGGGGTGACGGCCGCTGCATCTACCCCAACCCCGGCAAGAAGCGGGGGGGGCTGTGGTGGACCTACCTGCTCAGCCTCATCTTCAAGGCTGGCGTGGACGTGGTCTTCCTCTACATCTTCTACCACCTCTACAAGAACTACACCCTGCCCCGGCTGGTGAAGTGtgagctgcctccctgccccaaCATGGTGGACTGCTTCATCTCCCGGCCTACCGAGAAGAACATCTTCACCCTCTTCATGGTGGTCACTGCCTGCGTCTGTGTCATGCTGAGCCTCGTCGAAGCCGCCTACCTGATCGGCAAGCGGTGCCGCGAGTGCCTCCTGGCCGGCAGCGGGGACGGCCATCAGCACGGCCAGGACTGCGCGCTCTCCCACACCGAGCCCGTGGGCATGGTGGGGCAGGTTTTCCACGGGGCGGATTACAAACCTCCCACGGTCTCCATCCCCCCCACGGCCTCCAGCCCCAGCACGCTgtccgaggaggaggaggaggaggctcttCCCTAG